A portion of the Aythya fuligula isolate bAytFul2 chromosome 10, bAytFul2.pri, whole genome shotgun sequence genome contains these proteins:
- the ATRIP gene encoding ATR-interacting protein, with amino-acid sequence MAAPGPRKRSGPALCGAGWARGPAPAAPLGNGVPPHKRPKGPAAGGGEAPEDPFGDGDDFTADELEEIETIASQALSQDAGRNWGGRAGPRGRAAGQEPGGSGADSGLPRDAFRYEVLQTQHEEIRHKLKEMQDEILTKNGEIKILRDSMQQMECAMEEQKKSYMLLEQQKSQTLKEKEKEFSKKILSLQSELQFKDAEMNELRTRLQNCERNKHVTQTVLTPSPKKNSAIQVKSEGCSPQSGRRSFPTKESFGADTSTRPSSSSRKLFAKAASIKEDSKIPHPEVLSMKNETEGKNGSYKSVHKRNTQGSILLNALMKQPIVSGSLLGLCHLLSSNSETLQGAMLQSNLLDTKPTQIPSIRTTQEEITPLVSLREAQKLAITGLNLIAMDEGSAEGSLAGSGREFLPLKCCKIRGAVHLLPLVEHHIGAYCQAVQLADKAVNGSCGNHSVVSSRTSTNMVSSKEDFRSSLEETTVISLGILYYLAFYSWDVVHILLSTEVEEGSTVGDEQISKMDKDVLCDNKEDTRTQGGLPEASQDVPINDRAQHSLFRKLIQVLDFSTTTGSQTDNILKQSLKVLVKLAENSTMDLLINFQHLLSSQILLRCLCPEIPLHAVLLTVKLLCILAQHHMLVAQLCSHSDTCLLLALYMYITSRPDKSASEVLWLQLEQETVRLLTRCTRCSRPAILLPGTDCQCNPEVVKALIVMLHRQWMKIRRSDSGLCAHKEQIIQFLRDAVLLLHSLSQKDKLFHEHCLEVLHQYDQAMPGIRAILKKNQKLSACEELMLDELYPPEPEAEDQGMDCS; translated from the exons ATGGCGGCGCCCGGGCCGCGGAAGCGCAGCGGCCCCGCGCTGTGCGGGGCGGGCTGGGCGCGGGGCCCCGCTCCGGCCGCGCCGCTGGGGAACGGCGTCCCGCCTCACAAGCGCCCCAaggggccggcggcgggcggcggcgagGCGCCGGAGGACCCGTTCGGGGACGGCGACGACTTCACGGCGGACGAGCTGGAGGAGATCGAGACGATCGCCTCGCAGGCGCTGTCGCAGGACGCGGGGCGCAActggggcggccgggccgggccgcggggcAGGGCCGCGGGGCAGGAGCCTGGAG GGAGCGGAGCAGACAGCGGGCTGCCGAGGGACGCGTTCCGCTACGAGGTGCTGCAGACACAGCACGAAGAGATCCGGCACAAG CTGAAAGAAATGCAGGATGAAATTCTAActaaaaatggagaaattaaaattttgcgCGACTCAATGCAGCAGATGGAGTGTGCTAtggaggaacagaaaaaatcaTACATGCTATTGGAACAGCAAAAATCTCAGACcctaaaggaaaaagaaaaagagttctCCAAAAAG ATACTGTCCTTGCAGTCAGAGTTGCAGTTCAAAGATGCAGAAATGAATGAACTAAGAACGCGACTTCAGAACTGTGAGAGAAATAAACATGTTACTCAAACGGTTTTAACACCAAG cccTAAAAAGAATTCTGCAATCCAAGTGAAATCAGAAGGATGTTCTCCACAGTCTGGAAGAAGATCCTTTCCTACAAAAGAGTCTTTCGGTGCTGACACATCTACTAGACCATCTTCTTCTTCAAGAAAGTTGTTTGCCAAGGCTGCTTCCATCAAAGAAG ATAGTAAGATACCCCATCCTGAAGTTTTATCCATGAAGAatgaaacagagggaaaaaacgGTTCCTATAAATCTGTACATAAACGAAACACGCAAG GTTCTATCTTACTGAATGCACTGATGAAGCAGCCCATTGTCTCTGGGTCTTTACTAGGTCTTTGCCACCTTCTTAGCAGTAACTCGGAGACCCTACAAGGAGCTATGTTGCAGTCAAACCTTCTGGATAC GAAGCCGACACAAATACCCAGCATCAGGACAACTCAGGAAGAAATTACTCCTCTTGTATCCCTGCGAGAAGCTCAAAAACTTGCAATAACAGGATTGAACTTGATTGCTATGGATGAAGGGTCAGCTGAAGGAAGCCTAGCAGGAAGTGGGAGAGAGTTCTTGCCCCTCAAATGTTGCAAGATCCGAGGCGCTGTGCATCTCTTGCCCTTGGTGGAGCACCACATTGGTGCATACTGTCAAGCAGTACAACTGGCGGACAAGGCAGTAAATGGTTCTTGTGGAAACCACTCAGTTGTTTCTTCTCGAACCAGCACAAATATGGTATCAAGTAAGGAGGACTTCAGGTCGTCTCTTGAAGAAACGACAGTTATATCACTGGGTATTCTTTATTATTTGGCATTTTATAGCTGGGATGTTGTCCACATATTGCTGTCTACTGAAGTAGAAGAAGGTTCTACTGTTGGAGATGAACAGATTTCCAAGATGGACAAAGATGTGTTGTGTGATAATAAAGAAGACACCAGGACACAAGGAGGGCTGCCTGAAGCTTCACAGGATGTCCCTATTAACGATCGAGCTCAACATTCTTTGTTCAGAAAGCTGATTCAGGTTTTAGATTTTTCTACTACAACAGGCTCCCAGACTGATAACATACTAAAGCAAAGCCTGAAAGTTTTGGTAAAATTAGCTGAAAATTCAACAATGGACTTGCTAATAAA ttttcAGCACTTACTGAGTAGCCAGATACTGCTCCGTTGTCTGTGTCCCGAGATCCCTTTGCATGCTGTCCTTTTGACCGTGAAACTGTTGTGTATACTTGCTCAACACCACATGTTGGTTGCTCAGCTTTGTTCTCATTCAG ATACCTGCCTTCTTCTTGCACTGTACATGTATATCACATCAAGGCCAGATAAATCAGCATCTGAAGTGCTTTGGCTTCAGCTGGAACAAGAG ACAGTTAGACTCCTGACAAGGTGTACGCGGTGCTCCAGGCCAGCCATTTTACTACCTGGTACAGACTGCCAGTGTAATCCTGAG GTGGTTAAGGCACTCATTGTAATGTTACATAGACAGTGGATGAAGATCAGAAGATCTGATAGCGGCTTGTGTGCGCATAAGGAGCAAATTATTCAGTTTTTACGAGACGCTGTTTTACTCTTACACAGCCTATCTCAGAAAGATAAACTGTTTCACGAACACTGTTTGGAAGTACTCCATCAGTATGACCAAGCTATGCCAGGCATAAGAGccattctcaaaaaaaatcaaaaattgaGTGCCTGTGAAG AGCTGATGTTAGATGAATTGTATCCTCCTGAGCCAGAAGCAGAAGATCAGGGAATGGACTGCAGTTAG